TTGAAAAAGATGAAGATTTTCCCTGAACTTAAGGCGGCGTGCATGATTTTGGACAAAGAGACAAAAGATAAATTTAACTTCAAGGATGGAGACGCGGAGGGTTTTGTGAACCTTCCTCTTAATATCGCAGGCGTGGAAATTTCTGCATTATTTACTGAGTCTGAACATTTTATAAGAGTATCTCTCCGCTCAAAAGGAGATTTTTCCGTCAATAAGCTTGGCAGAAAATTCTATAATGGCGGCGGACATGAGAGAGCTGCCGGCGGCAGACTGTATATACCTGTCGGGAGCATAGAAAAATATTTTAAGGATTCCTTGCGGCACAGCTTTTGATACGCTTTACTCCCGATAGATGAAAAAAATACTCCTTACAGCGGTTGCTATAACACTTGTGATTGTTTCTTGCCAGAAGCAGGATAACGAGAATACTTATGTTTCTCAGGAGCAGAGCATTGACAGCTATGTCACCGGTCTTGTAAGCACAAACGGCTATAAAGTGGTTAGGCTCAATGGCTCCAATAGAGTGATTGTTAAGAGTTCTGCAGCTGCTGATTCTTTGGAGACGGGAGATTCCCTATATTTTCACTACTCCGGATATGTGTTTTCCAGCGGCAAAGGAGACTTGTTTGTGACTAATGATACTGCTGTTGCAAGGGTCAATAATTTTGTGACGGACGGAGCTGCAAAGAAGATAGTGCTTGGAAATGACGGACTTATAAGCGGGCTACATAATGGCTTGCACGGAGTTAAGACAGGCGAGGAGTGCTATATTGTTTTCTCCGGAAAATATGGTTACGGCAATAGTGTAATGTTTAACCTGAGCAAACTTACGCCGCTATTGTTTGACATCACAGTAGACAAAGTGGTAAAAAAATAAAAAATGAATAAATTTGCACCAATGATTAATAGATACAAAGCGGTTTTAATGGTTAACAAATGCAAAGTTGTCCTAATGGTTGCTCTTTGTGCAATGTGTTTTAGCTCGTGCGCAAAAGATGATGATGAGAGCAGCACGTCAATTCAAAAGAGAATTCTGGACTCCTATGTCAAAGTCAATTATCCGAATGCAACAAAGCTTGCAGACGGGCTGACTATTTTGGAGGAGAAAGCCGGAACTGGTACAAAAGCGCTGACCAGCAATATGGTTTGCTACGTACACTATAATACTTATTCTCTGGAAGGTACATGCAAAAGTACAACTGATTCCGTACTTGCAAGACATTTAGGAACTTATGATGCAAGTTTATACTACGGTCCTACATTCTTTGTGATAGGTACGGGGCAAACATCTGTAGGATTGGAAGAATTGTTTAAGAGAATGAAAAAAGGAGGTTACGCAAAAGCAATAATTCCACCATGGTTAACTTCATATTCTACTTCTTATTCTGGTACCACTTCCTCTTCACAAGAGAGTTCTGTGAATGTGATATATGAAGTGAAAATGGGCGACATTATTTCTGATTTGAATGAATTTCAGAAGGATTCCCTAGAGGCTTATTCTAATAAATATTTTGGCGGACTGGATTCTACTGCATACGGTTATTATTTCAAAAATTATACTCATCCAAAGGGTGTTCCTGATGCAGATACTATCACCGCAAACACTAATGTACACGTTTGGTACATAGGACGTTTGCTTGACGGGTATGTGTTTGATACAAACATTGAGGACACAGCAAAGAAATATGGCATATACAGTTCCAGCACAACTTATTCTGCATTGAGCGTAGAGATGCAGGAGAAATATACGGACATGACCTCCAGCACCACAACATCTTCATCCAGCAGCAGCGACGGTTCTGTAGTAGGGGGATTTGCAAGGGCGCTAAAAGGAATGACAGTTCTTGACCACGCTACTACATTCTTCTCATCTGCATACGGTTATGGCTCTACAAGTACAATGAGCAGCGGCAAAGGCGTTCCGGAATATTCAATGTTAAGATTCGATATTTGGATGGCAAATGAAGACGATGACGATTATCCTCCGACAATG
The window above is part of the Bacteroidales bacterium genome. Proteins encoded here:
- a CDS encoding FKBP-type peptidyl-prolyl cis-trans isomerase gives rise to the protein MKKILLTAVAITLVIVSCQKQDNENTYVSQEQSIDSYVTGLVSTNGYKVVRLNGSNRVIVKSSAAADSLETGDSLYFHYSGYVFSSGKGDLFVTNDTAVARVNNFVTDGAAKKIVLGNDGLISGLHNGLHGVKTGEECYIVFSGKYGYGNSVMFNLSKLTPLLFDITVDKVVKK
- a CDS encoding FKBP-type peptidyl-prolyl cis-trans isomerase — its product is MNKFAPMINRYKAVLMVNKCKVVLMVALCAMCFSSCAKDDDESSTSIQKRILDSYVKVNYPNATKLADGLTILEEKAGTGTKALTSNMVCYVHYNTYSLEGTCKSTTDSVLARHLGTYDASLYYGPTFFVIGTGQTSVGLEELFKRMKKGGYAKAIIPPWLTSYSTSYSGTTSSSQESSVNVIYEVKMGDIISDLNEFQKDSLEAYSNKYFGGLDSTAYGYYFKNYTHPKGVPDADTITANTNVHVWYIGRLLDGYVFDTNIEDTAKKYGIYSSSTTYSALSVEMQEKYTDMTSSTTTSSSSSSDGSVVGGFARALKGMTVLDHATTFFSSAYGYGSTSTMSSGKGVPEYSMLRFDIWMANEDDDDYPPTMKKSTASSVSSSSGASRTGSTSKGSTVSKGKTYQVPFFLKKQ